A window of Ictalurus furcatus strain D&B chromosome 18, Billie_1.0, whole genome shotgun sequence contains these coding sequences:
- the poglut3 gene encoding protein O-glucosyltransferase 3, giving the protein MKTRTRITAVTMLQKNCLGTSYSAHNVLLTVYIATFLIGYAKPGLCHEYKVEVSPERCIIWGPGLDPRVVVPVRYFYIQAVNQDGENITVSPDTDSFQVRVSAVSVQERVRVHVPAPLDRNDGSFLVRFRLYSSAVSGLKVEVFHKHKPVAQSPYTLTGAVYHEDCDCPDEDAEAWLSVMKCPSADPQIEQDFSAFPSIELQQVRQEVPLRFSNRGVIHYTIISNQLHRRALGKYTDFKMFSDEMLLSLTRKVRVPDVEFFINVGDWPLETRKVSDVPRPLPIISWCGSKDMRDIILPTYDITHSTLETMRGVSNDLLSVQGNTGPVWGNKTERAFFRGRDSREERLNLVTMSKKNPELLDAGITAFFFFREREKDLGKAPLVGFFDFFKYKYQVNVDGTVAAYRFPYLMLGNSVVMKQDSSYYEHFYTHLRPGRHYLRLKRDLSDLIEKIQWAKENDGEVEAVARAGQALVRELLQPHRLYCYYYMVLKSYADRQVDKPAVHPDMERVRQPSDHSAACDCRRRTRERPSDEL; this is encoded by the exons ATGAAAACGCGGACGCGCATCACAGCAGTAACAATGCTGCAGAAAAACTGTTTAGGAACTTCATATAGTGCGCACAATGTGTTATTAACGGTTTATATCGCTACATTTCTGATCGGTTATGCAAAACCGGGACTCTGTCATGAATATAAAGTTGAAGTAAGTCCAGAAAGATGCATAATTTGGGGACCGGGTTTGGATCCGCGGGTTGTGGTTCCTGTCCGCTATTTTTACATTCAGGCGGTGAATCAAGACGGAGAAAACATCACCGTGTCCCCGG ataCCGATTCGTTCCAGGTGAGAGTGAGCGCTGTCTCGGTACAGGAGCGAGTCCGTGTTCATGTTCCTGCTCCTCTGGACCGGAACGACGGCTCCTTCCTTGTGAGATTCCGGCTTTACTCCAGTGCGGTTAGCGGCCTGAAGGTGGAGGTGTTTCACAAGCACAAACCTGTGGCTCAGTCTCCATACACACTGACAG GAGCAGTGTATCATGAGGACTGCGATTGTCCCGATGAGGACGCGGAGGCGTGGTTGAGTGTGATGAAGTGTCCGAGTGCAGATCCTCAGATCGAGCAAGATTTCAGCGCTTTTCCCTCCATTGAGCTGCAGCAAGTGAGACAGGAAGTTCCCTTGCGCTTCTCTAACAGGGGTGTCATTCACTACACCATCATCAGCAACCAGCTGCACCGCCGTGCGCTCGGGAAATACACCGACTTCAAGATGTTCTCCGACGAGATGCTGCTTTCACTCACGCGCAAA GTCCGTGTGCCCGACGTCGAGTTCTTCATTAACGTCGGTGACTGGCCCTTAGAGACGCGCAAAGTTTCCGACGTTCCCAGACCACTTCCCATTATCTCATGGTGCGGCTCGAAGGACATGCGTGACATCATCCTGCCCACCTATGACATCACACACTCCACCTTGGAGACGATGAGGGGCGTGTCCAATGACCTGCTGTCTGTACAGGGaaatacag GTCCTGTGTGGGGGAATAAAACGGAGCGAGCGTTTTTCCGAGGCAGGGACAGTCGTGAGGAACGATTAAACCTTGTCACCATGTCCAAGAAAAATCCCGAGCTGCTGGACGCCGGGATCAcggctttcttcttctttcgcGAACGAGAGAAAGATCTCGGCAAAGCACCGCTGGTCGGATTCTTCGACTTCTTTAAG tatAAATACCAGGTGAACGTGGACGGGACCGTAGCTGCGTACAGGTTTCCGTACCTGATGTTGGGGAACAGTGTGGTAATGAAGCAGGACTCTTCGTATTACgaacacttttacacacacctgaggCCCGGGCGTCATTACTTACGGCTAAAGAGAGATCTGTCTGATTTGATCGAGAAAATCCAGTGGGCAAAG gaGAATGATGGTGAAGTGGAGGCTGTAGCGAGGGCGGGGCAGGCGTTGGTCAGAGAACTGCTCCAACCTCACAGActctactgttactactacatGGTGCTAAAG